In the genome of Leptospiraceae bacterium, the window CCTTTATATCTTTATTTCTGGTCGCTATGAGTTTCGCAACAAAGGAATTGACATGTTCATTGATGCTCTACCGATTCTCAATGAGAAAATTCAAAAGAATCAATTGTCTGTTACAGTGGTTGCTTTCATTATTACCAAGGCTGCGACCTTGGGTTATCGCTATGAAGTTTTACAGAATCGGTTTATCTTCGAAGAACTACAAAATGCCACAATGAGAATCTCTCAAAATATTCCTCAAAGACTTCTACAGCAACTTGTGGAAGCTCCTAACATACAACCCCAACAACTACTCACGGAGTCAGAATTAGTTTATCTCAAAAGAATTTATTACTCATGGAAAAGAAAAGGACTTCCTTCAGTTGTAACACACGAAATGGTGCATCCAAACGATATCATCCTCAATTACATTTACAAAAATCAATTATTCAATCAAAAAGAATTAGCAGTGAAGGTAGTATATCATCCTGATTTTATCTCTGAATTTGGATCCATCATCAAAATTGATTATATGGATTTTATCCGAGGAACTCATTTAGGAGTGTTTCCAAGTTATTATGAACCTTGGGGATATACACCGATGGAATGCACTGCCGCAGGGATTCCTTCTATTTCATCCGATTGGACTGGCTTTTCTTCGTTTTTGCAGGAACAACTACCCAATCATGATGAGTATGGGATTTTTATCTTGCCAAGAAAAAGTCTTTCTTATTGGGATAGCGTTCATTTGTTAGCTGACAAAATCTATTCTGTGATTTCGATGAGTAGACGCGAACGAATAGAACTTCGCAACAAAGTAGAAAGTGTTAGTAGCATTTTCGATTGGAGTAATTTAATTAAATACTACCTACAAGCATATAAACTTGCTTTGTCGAAGTGAAGGATGAAATGTGATTGTTTTAGATAAAATAGAAATCGGAGAACAACGAGTTATAAACAATCGTAATTAGATTTCTTTTCGTTGGATTTTGGCTCCTAAGGCTTGGAGGCGTTTTTCGATTCGACTGAAACCTCGATCAATCTGGTGAACATTTTGAATGATGGATTCTCCATCAGCACATAAAGTAGCAATCAGCATAGCCATGCCAGCTCGAATATCTGGGGATGATACAATACTTCCTTGCAGGGGAGTAGGTCCAATCACGACTGCTCGATGTGGATCGCACAACACAATCCTTGCTCCCATGGAAATCAACCTGTCAGTAAAGAAAAGCCGGGATTCAAAGAGTTTTTCGTGAATCAAAATCGTTCCTTCGCACTGGGTAGCAGTAACCAACGCCACAGAAGTCATATCAGCAGGAAATCCTGGCCATGGTGCTGACTCTATTTTGGGGATGGCACCACCAATGTCCATTTCAATCTTCAATGTTTGATCAGGAGGCACAATCAAAATCTCCTGGTTTTGACGTTTTTCCGAACGGGTCAAGATACCTAAGCGAGAAAACATCATGCGAATCATTCGTAAGTTAGCTAAGTCTGGGTCTTCAATGATGAGTTCTCCTTTGGTAACCGCCGCAAGTGAGATCAGACTTCCCACTTCCAAATAATCGGGTCCGATCTTATGGTGCGTTCCCCTTAGTTTTGATACTCCTGTAATTTTGAGGATGTTGGATCCTATTCCTTCAATCTTCGCTCCCATTGAATTCAAAAAGTGGCATAGGTTTTGTACGTGAGGTTCGGATGCTGCGTTTCGTATAATGGTTTCTCCTTCCGCAAATACTGCTGCACATATAGCATTTTCTGTTGCTGTGACGGAAGCTTCATCCAGTAGAATGTCAGCTCCGCGTAATTTTTCGGCTTTGATTTCGAAGCCATCGGGAAAGATCTTTACTTCAGCACCCAAGGCACGAAAAGCTAAGATGTGGGTATCAAGACGTCTTCTTCCGATACGGTCACCTCCGGGTCTGGGTAAAAACACTTCTCTGTTTCGAGCAAGAAGTGGTCCAGCTAAGGTCACGGAACCTCTGAGTAAAGAACTCAAATCTTTGGGGATTTCGCTTTTGATGTTTCCATCAGCTCTTATCATTACTTTTGATGTATCTTCAGGATCTAAGAATGAAACTTCTAAACCAATATTTCGCAAGATGGCTATCATTTGACGAACATCTTCTATGTCAGGCAGGTTTTCAATATAGACGGGTTCATTCGTCAAAATGGATGCGGCTAAGATGGGCAGAGCTTCGTTTTTGTTTCCTTGCGGTTTGAAGATCCCTGAGATAGGATTTCCACCTTTGACTACAAAGATTTCATTTTTTGCCATTGCCATAGATTATGAGTAAAAAAAAGAAGGAGTTATTCAAGTAAAGATTAACTTAATGTGATTTCGTCCAACGTTAGAACTAAGTTTTTGAATTGATTTTGGCGATGGGCCTCATAAATCAAGATAGAAACTGCGTTTGCTAAATTTAACGAACGGCATCGCTTCGAAACCGGAATCCGAAGTAGGTTTTCAGGGCATTCCTCTCTGATTTTTTTGTGTAAGAATTCAGGCAGTCCTTCGGTTTCACTTCCAAAAACAAAAATTTGATCTTCTTTGTAAGAGAAATCTGTATAGACTCTTTTTCCAAAACGTGATAAAAAAGCTATATCCTTGAGGGACTTTTGATTTTGTTTTAAGTACTCTTCGAAGTGGAACCAGTCTTCATACATTGTGATGGAAACTTCTTTGTAGTAGTCCAATCCAGCCCTACGCAATGAAGCATCATCCATTGAAAACGCTGGTTTTCCTACGATGCTTAGACTGGCATTTGTACAAGCACAAAGACGAATGATATTTCCTGTATTTTGAGGTATCTTTGGCTCATACAAAACAATTTCCATGTGAACAAAAAATAGGATTTTGCTATCAAAGAAAGAAAAAAAAGATGGTAAGGAATTCATGTATTTTTTGGTTAGACAACTACTTTTTCAAAAAGATCCAGAACAAGCTCACGATTATGTTGTTTCAATCTTGAAGAAACAAAAAAATGTAACACAAAAATTTTCGTTTTTGTTTCGACATTCTTCGGAAAATCTAAAAAGAACTGTTTGGGGTATGGAGTTTCCTAATCCTTTGGGATTAGCTGGCGGTTTTGATAAAACAGGAGAACTTTACGAGGTTCTATCTTATCTGGGATTTGGTTTTATTGAATGTGGAACTTTTACCCCCCTTCCTCAAGAAGGAAATCCCAAGCCGAGATTGTTTCGTTATCCCAAGTATGGTGCGATTGTAAATCGCATGGGATTTAATAATCCTGGTGTTGATGCAGCAAGCAGAACTTTTCAGCTCCAACGAAAAACCATCCCTCGAGGAATAAGCATCGGAAAAAACAAAACCACTCCCAATGAAAGGGCGATGGAAGATTACCTTTTGGCATTTGAAAAACTTCACCCTTTTGCCGATTATATTGCTATCAACGTTAGTTCTCCAAACACGCCACAACTAAGAGACCTTCAACAATCCAAAGAATTACTGGATTTCGTTAAGTTGCTAAAAGACAAGTCGAAAACCCAAAAACAAGTTCCTATTTTGATCAAGCTATCGCCCGATCTTGATAATAAAATGTTTTTTTCTTTATTGGAAGTGTATCTTGATGCAGGAGTTGATGGTATCATACTTACAAACACAACAACGAGAAAATTCAATCAATATCAGATTCACGAGGAGGGAGGGATTTCGGGACTGCCATTAAAAATTATCGCTACAGACATGATCAAAAAAGCCTATAAGTTTACTTCTGGGAAGATTCCCATTATTGGAGTTGGGGGTATTTTTGATGGAAAGGATGCTTTAGAAAAAATCATGGCGGGAGCAAGCTTGATTCAAATCTATACGGGCTTGGTCTATCGAGGACCTTTTCTCCCAAAAAAAATCTTGAGCTTTTTAGACAACTTTCTTGAAAAAGAAAATACCACGTTAAACGAAATTACAGGAATCAACGCAAAGTAGTTTGTTTTAGTATCGTTTTCTTCGTAGCTCAAAGAGCCAGACAATCCCTACCGACACCCCATAAAGAAGAAGCAAAGGGAAAGCCATCACAAACATACTGAAAGGATCCGGCGGTGTGATGAATGCTGAGAAGAAAAAGATGGAAACCACAATAAATTTCCAAGCCTTTTTATGCCATTCCAAAGTTAAAATCTCCAGAAAACCCAAAAGAATCACAACTAAGGGGAGTTGAAAAGTAGCACCAGTCCCAATTAACAGAAAAAACAAAAAACTATAGTATTTTTCAATTGAGGTTTGAGGTACCGTCTCTGCGGGAAGAAAAAGTTGGAACATCATCCTAAGGCTCAACGGGAATAAGTACTTCCAGGCAAACCAAACCCCCAACCAAAAAAGAAAAGCCGAAGAAATCACAACCGTATAACCGATGGTTGCAGCTCTTTGTGAAACAGCAGGTGTAATAAAACCCCACATGATTGCGAGACTAATGGGAAGGGCAATGATAAAACCCAAAATCAAAGACAATTTAAAATAAATTTCCAGTGGACCATAGACGGTTCCTAAGATAAGGGGTTCATTCGAATATTCTCTATAAGGTTGAACCAAAATAGAATGAATATAAGGACTAAAAATACCAACAAAGATAGATGCCGCTAACCAAACCCCAATGATAGCAAAAATCCGTTTTCGTAGTTCTTCTAAGTGATCCCCGATCGTCATGTATTTCTCTCGGGGATCAAGGATTTCTTCTTCGTCTTGAGATTCTTGGTCCTTTTCTTCGGGTATTACCTTTGTTGCTTTTTGAGTTTTGACAACTTTTCTTTTTGATTTTTTATTCATTGGATCTCATCTTGAGGTTTCAGTGAAATTACGCTTTTTTCTTGCGTTGAACGGTTTTTTTTGCTTTAGGAGTTTGTGGTTCTTCTTCGTAAGTGAGTTGTTGGGGAGAGTTGTTGGGTTCTTCGGTACTACTGATACTTTTTCGGAATTCTTTGATACCTAATCCGATGTCTCTTGCTAATTGGGGGATTTTTCTACCGCCAAAGATAAGTAGAACAATAATTAGTATGATGATTAGTTCAGTGCCACCTATACTTCCGATAAATAACAAAGTTTTCATAACAACCATGATATTTTTTTTTTTATAACTATCAAGAACTAAAAAAAGTTTCTTTTTCATATTAGACCAAATACTTTGTATTATGGCTATCTTGAAAAAAGACAAAGAAGAGTTTAAAGAAAGCTCAAAGAAATACAAAGAGAAGATTTCAGAGATAGACAAAGAAAAGAAGATGCTGCAATCGATGTTGAAAAAAAATGCTGAGTTGGATCCTTATATAAAAATCAAAATAGCAGTCTTGGGTATCCAAAAAGCTTCCATCAATGCAGAAATATCAATTCTATCACAAGTCATTCAAAACATACGTGGGGATGATTATATTTCAAATGCGAGAAAGGAAATCTATGGGATTTTAATGGATTTTCTTGCTGAAAAAGACATTGATTTTGATTCAGGGTTTACTGATAATCAAGAATTTTTACAAAAAATTTCTGAAATGAATCCTCTGCAAAGATATCATTTCCTCAAAGCTCTTTATGAAATTACTAACAAGATTTATGAATTAGAGTTGAATGGAAAATACCGTTGGTCATTTCCGGAAATTTATCAGAAATTGTCATTGGTAATTTTTAAATTTTTGGACTTCAAACTATATGAAAGAGCAAAAAATCCCGATGTTCCCTATCATGATGCTATTCATTCTCACATGGAACTTTTAATTGATGTTTTGCAAAAATCTGCTTTTGAATACCGATCGAAATATGAGCTTGTTGCTCAAGATTTGGACTCCTTACAAAATTTAAGAAAAATCTTGGAACTTCTTAAGAAAATTTATAATTTTATCGGCGACAAAGCAGAAGAACAACGAACAGGATATGCACTCGAATCCACAATAGAGAAAATTGAATCTATCTTACAGAAAGATAAGAAAACAAAAGAGAAAAAAAAGTAATTGCTTTAAACTCAAATTAAATTTAAATGAATAAATATCACTTCTTTTTGTTTATGTTGAGGTAAAGTATGGCAGTAAAAGAAATCACGGATAATAACTTCACTCAAGAGACATCTAATGGGATTGTGATTGTGGATTTTTGGGCTGAATGGTGTGGACCTTGTAGGATTGTCTCTCCTATCTTAGAAGAATTATCTCGAGAACTAACAAATATGCAATTCAAAAAAATCAATGTTGATGAAAATCCTTATGTGGCTCAAAGTTTGGGAATTACTGCAATCCCAACGATAGTTATATACAAAGACGGAAGGCTAGTTGATCGCATCATAGGAGCTCTTCCTAAGGAACAAATAAAAAGAATTTTACTTAGGCACGTATAACTCACCAATAGCGCTTCATAAGGAAGCGCTGTACTTCTAAAAATCAAACAATCTTAATTCGAGTTTATGTTTGTGGTTGAGAACCTCGTTAGTTTCAACTTCCACTTGAAGTCCTCGCAGTAGTAGTATTACATCAAGTTCTTTCAAATCTACTTGATGTCTATGCCCAAAGGTTTCACTTGTCTCGAAGCTTCTTTTCCCTTGTAGAAGTTCTTCTTTGGTAATCAACACTTCATGCGTATGATCGTTGGAAGGAAATACAATTGCTTGAACCAAAGGGAAGCTTTGATTTTCAGATGCACAAGAAGAAAAACTCATAATGACTAAGAAAAATATTCCTGAAAATGGGAATCTTGTCATATTTAAAATAAATTGATGATGTTTAAAAACTTCAACAAAAAATATTTGATTCTTTAATAAATTCTTTTTTAATGTGCTTATAATTATGGCAGAGATTGAAACTCTAAAAGATATTCAAACAAAGATAAAAGATGCAAAAAGCGGTTTGGAAAAAGCCTTACGTATAGAATTGCCAAGAGGTGGATATCTTGTCCAAACATCTGTCGGATACATTCAAATTGGGATACCACCCGAAACTATTAAAGATACCATGATGCTTCCTCTGGGGACACCTCAAATTTTCGTCATAGCAGATCAAATGTTTCATGTTGAAAAAGGAATTTCCCTTGCGGAATTAGAATTCCCTATTTATTACAATCATTTCCTTCGACAAAAAAAGACCTATATCATTGGAACTGCGGATCAATGCAGACGACTCAAAATTGCCCTTTCTGAGTCTTTATTCGGACCAGAGAAACTCAATATTGAAGCTGAGTACATTGATGGTGCAAATAATAAGTTTTTCCCCAACCTCAAGGCAGAAATAGATTACTTTCGTGGGAATAGAAAATTCGAAGATTTAGTGAAATTTTTAGTCTTTAAAAAAGAAAACAACTATACGGTTCGATTAAATAAAGTCTATATCAAATTAGAACAGGACTATTTTCTTATAAGTGATAAAGAATGGGGTGAAGACACGGAAGTTCCAAAAAAGATAACTTACTCAATATTATATGATGTAGGAACGCCGTCGGAAGGTCCTTATGAACCTCCCATCTTTGGTATCACTTGTCTTGGTCCTAGTCATGGTTTTGATCCTGAAGCGAATACCTCAGGTTTTATCATCTGGCTAAACCACAAAGGCATAATGGTAGATCCACCAGTTAATTCTACTGAGTGGCTTCGAAAATCCAATGTAAACCCAAAACTGATTGATACCATTATTCTAACTCATTGTCATGCAGATCACGACGCGGGAACTTTTCAGAAAATCTTAGAAGAAGGAAAAATCACAATCTATACAACCTCAACTATCTTGGATTCATTTTTAAGAAAATATTCTGCCTTGACTAACATTGAAACAAGTAAACTTCTTGAGCTATTTAACTTTGTTCCTGTGATTATTGGAAAAACCTATAACATACATGATGCCTTGTTTTACTTTAAATATGCCTTCCATTCTATCCCCTCTTTGGGTTTTGGTTTTGAATTTCAGGGAAAGACTTTTTACTACACCTCAGATCATTTGAATACCTACCCCGAAGTGTACGACAAACTAAGAGATGAAGGTATCCTAACACCTGGACGTTGCGAAGAGTTAAAAAAATTTCCCTGGGAAACAGACATCATCTATCACGAAGCTGGTATTCCCCCCTTACATACAAGAATAGATTTTTTGAATAGCTTACCACCAGAAATCCAGAAAAAAATAACTGTTTATCACATAGCAAAAAAAGATTTTCCTATGAATACCCATCTAAGATATGCACAACAAGGTATCACCAATACTCATGTTATTGAAATCTCACCTCATAAATATCAAGAAACTTTACAGATTTTGGATGCGTTAACCAATATTTCCATCTTTAAAAATTTCCCCCTTATAAAAGCGAGAGAATTTTTGACAATTGTTGAAAAAGTAAAATTCGAAAGGGGTCAAAAAATAATTGAAAAGGGTAGTGAAGGGAATGAATTCTTTATCATTCTTTCGGGGTTTGTGAAAGTTGAAGGTATAGATCAAAGTCCCGTTGATGATGGAAATAAAAAGTTCGAGAAAGTTTATGGAACTTATGAATACTTTGGAGAAGCAGCATTAGTTTTGAATCAAAAACGTAGTGCAGATGTGGTTGCAGAAAGTGATGTAATTGCTCTAAAAATCACAAAAGACAAATTCTTATCTTTCATTCGTGATAGTGGTTTAGAAGAAAAATTCCAAAAACTAAACAAAACCCGAGCAACTGGGAGCTGGGAAGTTCTGATGAAAAGTAATGTATTTAAGCATTTGACATCTTCTCAAAAGACCCTCTTAGAATTCATATTAGAAGAAAAACAAAGTCTTCCTGGGCAATACCTCATACGAAGAGGACAAGTATTTGAGCATGTTTACATCATAAAGAAAGGGATAGTAAAAGTTATCGATGAAGACGGAAAAGAAAAAATGAAATTAGGAATTGGGGATTTCTGTGGTGAAATTTTTAATTTCTTACAGGAACTACCATCAAATTTCGATTTCGTTTCTGAAGAAGCTTGTGATCTTTATGCAATTTCTCGTAAAGATATGATGGAATATATCCAAGATAATCCTGGTGTCTATATGAGATTATACAAACTTTATAAAGAATGACGAGATATTGAAAATTTTTTTGCTTATTTTAAGCAGCTAAAATTCATTAAATAAAACATCATCGATATGCGTAAATGAGATTGGACATTCGACTGACTTTTCTTTGTGTATATCCAAAATCAAAAGGAAGTTGCTTGATTGGAGTTTTTTGATAATCTTGATACAAATCATTTTGAAATGGATTTATTGTTCCTTTCAAATTTGTAGGTTCTTTGTATTGCCCGAACAAATAGATGTTAGTGTAAAAATTTTTAATATACTCATAGGGAATGCCAGAATCATCTTGAATGATCATAGAGAAAGTTTCACGCAAATAAAAATTCACTTTACGATACGAAGGAAAGTGAAACAAATACACAGCTGATTTAAGGAATAGCCCCCTTTCAGGAAACGACAGAAAAAACTTAGAAATTTCCGAATCCATCTGAAAATCTTCTGGCTTTAGTTTTTGAGAAATATAATACAAAGTTCTTCTTCGAGATTGAGAATCAAAAGTATGATACACAATCATAGGAGTTTCACATTGATTCATCGAGAATTTTAAGCATTGTGATTTTACATCTTGGATTTTCCAATCGAAGTAGCCAATAAAAAAAAGAAATATAGGAAGGGTCCCAGAAAAAGAAATATTTTTTTGATTCTCCAAGTATTCCTTCATCACTCTTGAATATAAATACCCTGCTTGGGTTAGGTTGGCTAAAATTTGTTGAAGGGAAAATATCCCATATTTTAAATCTTTTTCTGAATATTGTCTTTGTAAAAGACCGGGATTTTCTAAAGAAACAAAAATATAATTCTCAGCCTCAGGATAAAAAATCACCAAATGAAAAACGTCGGACCCACTTAATAAATAGAAGGCATTAGGGATTTCTTTGGTTTTTTTGAGATGAACTTCATGCCATGTTCGGATAAGGGTTTCTCTTGATCTTAGGGTTTTTACGTAAAACTGAAGATTTCGTTGATACTCTTTGTACCAATCTTTTTGTGTGTAGGTTTGGAGTGATTCATCTAAAATCTCTGTTTTCGAAATCAAGAAGTTCTTTAGATTTTCCCAGTAGGGATCAACTACTATATCAGCAATTTCTTTTTTTTGGACTAATGCTATGGTAGGAAATTCTTCTTTCTTTTGAGGTTGAGAACAAGAAATCAAAATCAAAAAACTCAAAAAGAACCAGCGATAATTAACAGAAAACAGAAAGTTTAGAAAAGTTGTTATTTTTAAAAGTTTGATTTGTAAAACTTCAAGTCTATTGTTATCAAGATTTGTCTTTTCTTTTGCGATCAACATCATGATGGGGATTTTTTTAAAAGATTATCTCAATTTCTTCTTGTGGCGATTTTGACGGCGCTTTTTCTTTCTTTTGTGGGTTCGAATTTTTCTCCTTTTTCTTTTCTTACCCGATGGCATCTTCAGCTCCTAATTATTAAAGTCCAAAAATTCATTTTATAAAAGGATGTAAAGTAGGATTTTGTTTTATCTCTTTTATCAAGTTTTTGATATCTGACAAACGATCCTTTTTGGCTACGAAAAGAACCTTTTCTGTCTCTACAATCACTACATTTTCCATACCCAAGAAAGCTATGAACTTAGGTGTTTCCACAGAAACGATGTTATTATGAGAATCAAACATGAGGTGATGTGCTTTTTTTGGCAGTAAAAGAATATTTTGTTTATCGTCTGTTTTGTCTTTGTCATTTTGATAGATGCGTTCTAAAGAAAGCCAAGAACCAACATCATCCCAAACAAAACTTGACTCTACTACTGCCACATCTTTGGCTTTTTCCATGATAGCTATGTCAATTGGTAATTCCGGTATTGACTCAAAAGCCTTTTGTAATTTCGATGCTGATTTGTATCCTTCTCGTATTGGTTGAAGGATTTCTCCTGCATATTGTTCAAAAGCTTCGATGATTTTTTTCCCCTTCCAAATGAAAATTCCTGAGTTCCAATAAAATCCCTTTTTCACGTATTCTAAGGCTTTTGAGATTTCGGGTTTTTCATGAAATTTCGTTACATAATACCCAAGCTCCTGTATGGAATTCCCTTTTTGTATATAACCATAGCCAATTTCGGGTCTTGTTGGAATTATTCCACAGGTTACCAAATAATTTTGTTTAGCAAGTTCTATGGCTTTTTGGATGGTTTTTTTGAATTCATTTAAAGGATAGATGTAGTGATCGGCACTCAAAACAACATGCACTCTATCAGGATACTTTTCTTCTAAAATCAATGAAGATAATGCCACAATGGGAGCTGTGTTTTTCCCAAAAGGTTCTACAATAAATTGTTTATCTTTTAACCCCAATTCTTTTTGTATTGCTTTTTTGAGTTCTTTATTACAACCAATAAAAACAAGTTCTTTTTCCGTTAGTGAGTAAGCTCTTTGTAAGGTTTCTTCTAATAGGGTTTTGTGGGAGTATATTTTTTGTAATTGTTTCGGTTTGGACTCCGTGGATTTGGGCCAAAACCTTTCTCCTTTTCCCCCTGCCATGATGACAACTATCGGCAACTCAGATTTTGAGTTATGTTTCTTCATAGTATACCTCTTGAATTTGGGTTATGGTGGTGTTTTGTCGATAAATTGCTGTTCTTTTTTGGGTGTATTAGGAGGTTGCTTTTCTTGTTGTTTTTTGGTGATAACTTCACTCATGATTGAGGTAGTAGTGGATTCATTCCAAAATCCATCAGAAGGAAGAAACACAAATTGAGTTTGGTTTGATATTCTTTCAATTTTTAGATAGTCTTTGATCTCAGGATATTTTCTTATAAGTTCTGCAATCTGTTGTAGTTTTTCTTTCTCTAATTCGAATAGGATTCTTTGGGATTCCTTTTTGATTTTCGCTTCATCGATGATGGCACTACGTTCTAATTTCTTCTCTAAATAACGATTACTCTGTTGCAATATAAAGTTGTATTCTTCAATTCGAGGAACGTAAATGTCTTGGATAAAGACCTTTTTGAAGTAAATCCCATCTTGTTCAAATGCTCGATTAAGGAGTTCTAATAAGTTTTCATGGACGAAGGATTCGATAATATTCTCTCCATTGGGTATGTTCCTTTCAATGTCTAAATTTTCCTTCATGATGCGAAACCATAAATCTTGAATGCGAATCTTTAAATAAGAGTCTAAAGAATTCCAGTCTTTGTTTTCTAATTTTACAAACAAATCAGGAAGTTTATTGGGATCCAAATCATAGAGGTAATTCAAATCAATTTGAACAGAAAAAGAATCATCCAAGCCTAAGATTTCTTTCGGCGGTAAAGGATAAACAAAACGAAACTCTAGAACCTTAGATTTGACGTAAATGGGATGAAGGATGATTCGATTCGGAATGATCCTACGAAAAACAAATGAAAAACTTTCTGGTGGAATAATTTTACGTTCTATCCCCCAGATGGTATCTTCAATCAAGATTGCCTGTCCATAGCCCGTTTTAATAAAGGTTTGATGTCCAACAAAAATTGCTAATCCCAACAAAAAAAGCCAAAAAATCCTTAGTCTAAAAAAATTCATCCAACATGTTTTATTCTACAGAGATAGAAGAAGGTATGATAATAGTGGAAATGGCGTGTTTGTACAAAAGGCTTTTTTTCCCTTCACTTTCAATAACTAATGTAAAATTATCAAAACTAATGACTTTTCCTTTGAGGGGGACACCATTCATTAAATAAAAAGTCAACTCATCTCCTATTTCTTTTGCTTTGTTTAAAACGTAGTCTTGTATGTTGTTTTTTTCTGTTTTATCACTCATAATATTCCTTTTTTGAGTTTGGATTTAAACTGAAGAATTTTTTATCGTTTTGTAGTAGTCAATTCTCTTTTAGGAATTCAGCTCAATATACTTGAGGAATTCAATGGCTTGTTCATAGTTTACGTGTTTTAATGTATTTTCTTTTCGAAACCATGTGATTTGCTTTTTTCCATATCGTTTGTGGGCATGGTAGATCAGTTCTTGAATTATGGGATAAAATCTTTCCTCGTTAATTTCATGAGAGTACTTTTTGTAGAGCTCATAAGCTTCTTTGTAGCCGGGAGTATTGATGGCAGGAGCCTCTGGAAAGTTCTCAAAGAGTTCTAGTGCTTCTTTTATGAAGCCTTCATTGACCATTTTTTCTGCTCTTTGTTTTAGTCTTTGATGCCATTCTGAAGTATCGGGGAAGTAAATGATTCCTTCAAATTTCCATTGATTTTGATGGGATTGACTTTTTCTTTTTTGGTAATGTTGTTGAAGAGTCATGCCTGTTAGAAAATACAATTCCAAACTTCGTTGGATTCGATAATCATCGTTTTGATGGATTTTCCCTTCTCGAGGTATCTCAGAATTAGAAACAAACGATTCTGGATCAATTTTTTGTAAAAGATTTCGCTTTTCTTCAGGGGTGTAATTACTTAAATATTTTCGTATTTCGATTTTTTTTTCTTCGTCTTCATCGAGAAGAAACATACCCGTTCGAAGGGCTTTAAAATAAAATCCAGTTCCACCGCAAAGAAGAGGAATTCGATTTCTCATCCAGATTTGTGGTATCAATTCATGAGCTTTTTT includes:
- the murA gene encoding UDP-N-acetylglucosamine 1-carboxyvinyltransferase; amino-acid sequence: MAKNEIFVVKGGNPISGIFKPQGNKNEALPILAASILTNEPVYIENLPDIEDVRQMIAILRNIGLEVSFLDPEDTSKVMIRADGNIKSEIPKDLSSLLRGSVTLAGPLLARNREVFLPRPGGDRIGRRRLDTHILAFRALGAEVKIFPDGFEIKAEKLRGADILLDEASVTATENAICAAVFAEGETIIRNAASEPHVQNLCHFLNSMGAKIEGIGSNILKITGVSKLRGTHHKIGPDYLEVGSLISLAAVTKGELIIEDPDLANLRMIRMMFSRLGILTRSEKRQNQEILIVPPDQTLKIEMDIGGAIPKIESAPWPGFPADMTSVALVTATQCEGTILIHEKLFESRLFFTDRLISMGARIVLCDPHRAVVIGPTPLQGSIVSSPDIRAGMAMLIATLCADGESIIQNVHQIDRGFSRIEKRLQALGAKIQRKEI
- a CDS encoding tRNA (cytidine(34)-2'-O)-methyltransferase, producing MNSLPSFFSFFDSKILFFVHMEIVLYEPKIPQNTGNIIRLCACTNASLSIVGKPAFSMDDASLRRAGLDYYKEVSITMYEDWFHFEEYLKQNQKSLKDIAFLSRFGKRVYTDFSYKEDQIFVFGSETEGLPEFLHKKIREECPENLLRIPVSKRCRSLNLANAVSILIYEAHRQNQFKNLVLTLDEITLS
- a CDS encoding quinone-dependent dihydroorotate dehydrogenase — translated: MYFLVRQLLFQKDPEQAHDYVVSILKKQKNVTQKFSFLFRHSSENLKRTVWGMEFPNPLGLAGGFDKTGELYEVLSYLGFGFIECGTFTPLPQEGNPKPRLFRYPKYGAIVNRMGFNNPGVDAASRTFQLQRKTIPRGISIGKNKTTPNERAMEDYLLAFEKLHPFADYIAINVSSPNTPQLRDLQQSKELLDFVKLLKDKSKTQKQVPILIKLSPDLDNKMFFSLLEVYLDAGVDGIILTNTTTRKFNQYQIHEEGGISGLPLKIIATDMIKKAYKFTSGKIPIIGVGGIFDGKDALEKIMAGASLIQIYTGLVYRGPFLPKKILSFLDNFLEKENTTLNEITGINAK
- the tatC gene encoding twin-arginine translocase subunit TatC yields the protein MNKKSKRKVVKTQKATKVIPEEKDQESQDEEEILDPREKYMTIGDHLEELRKRIFAIIGVWLAASIFVGIFSPYIHSILVQPYREYSNEPLILGTVYGPLEIYFKLSLILGFIIALPISLAIMWGFITPAVSQRAATIGYTVVISSAFLFWLGVWFAWKYLFPLSLRMMFQLFLPAETVPQTSIEKYYSFLFFLLIGTGATFQLPLVVILLGFLEILTLEWHKKAWKFIVVSIFFFSAFITPPDPFSMFVMAFPLLLLYGVSVGIVWLFELRRKRY
- a CDS encoding twin-arginine translocase TatA/TatE family subunit; translation: MKTLLFIGSIGGTELIIILIIVLLIFGGRKIPQLARDIGLGIKEFRKSISSTEEPNNSPQQLTYEEEPQTPKAKKTVQRKKKA
- the trxA gene encoding thioredoxin gives rise to the protein MAVKEITDNNFTQETSNGIVIVDFWAEWCGPCRIVSPILEELSRELTNMQFKKINVDENPYVAQSLGITAIPTIVIYKDGRLVDRIIGALPKEQIKRILLRHV